In Deltaproteobacteria bacterium, one genomic interval encodes:
- the pal gene encoding peptidoglycan-associated lipoprotein Pal yields MKLIKGFGLTVLISFLILSVGTGCRKKGADLSDGSGIIKQLATIHFDFDRSNIRSDAVGTLQENASWLSANTKGTVVVEGHCDNRGTNEYNLALGERRAISTKNYYINLGVPGTRINTISYGEERPVNPAENESAWAENRRGETIVKK; encoded by the coding sequence ATGAAATTAATAAAAGGTTTTGGGCTAACAGTCTTAATCTCGTTTCTAATCTTAAGTGTAGGCACGGGTTGTCGAAAAAAAGGCGCTGATTTAAGCGATGGTAGTGGTATTATTAAACAATTAGCGACCATTCATTTCGATTTTGATAGGTCAAACATCCGTTCGGATGCCGTTGGTACTTTGCAAGAAAATGCCAGTTGGTTATCGGCTAACACCAAAGGAACGGTAGTGGTGGAAGGCCATTGTGACAATCGCGGCACCAACGAATATAACTTGGCCTTGGGTGAACGCCGAGCGATTTCTACTAAGAATTATTACATCAATCTTGGTGTCCCAGGGACCCGCATTAATACTATAAGCTATGGCGAAGAACGACCGGTTAACCCTGCAGAGAACGAATCTGCTTGGGCCGAAAATCGTCGTGGTGAGACGATCGTTAAAAAGTAA
- the bamD gene encoding outer membrane protein assembly factor BamD: MKILRLTFFSLLWTFLIASNFGNAAHAGYREEIDALKAQIETLRASNQNYANVINSINEMRQELQLIKGQMETAGMNKVEKDSTYKELENRILALENKISQLHTLFSDFKKTNVPSTSTSSTPPSAIQEYNQLLALFGQANYREAISGLMGFAQKYPNTAYAQEAQYWIAEGYFSLNDFVKAISEYQKFAEANPTHAKTKTAIYRQGVAFLNIKSYPEAKLFFQKVMSSFPGSPEANDSRQRIVRIDQILGGQKVTPSTPATTKTSANTDPMGEVL, from the coding sequence ATGAAAATCTTGAGACTCACATTTTTTTCTTTGTTATGGACATTTTTAATTGCTTCGAACTTTGGGAATGCAGCCCACGCTGGATATCGGGAAGAGATCGACGCCCTCAAGGCCCAGATTGAAACCTTGCGCGCCAGTAATCAAAACTATGCCAATGTCATCAATTCGATCAATGAAATGCGCCAAGAGCTTCAACTCATCAAAGGGCAGATGGAAACAGCCGGCATGAACAAAGTTGAAAAAGATAGCACTTATAAAGAATTGGAAAATCGAATTTTAGCCCTCGAAAATAAAATAAGCCAACTCCACACCCTATTCTCCGATTTTAAAAAGACCAACGTGCCTTCTACCAGCACTTCTTCAACACCCCCTAGCGCCATTCAAGAATACAACCAATTGTTGGCCCTTTTTGGGCAAGCTAATTATCGCGAGGCCATTAGTGGTTTAATGGGTTTTGCGCAAAAATACCCCAACACGGCCTATGCCCAAGAAGCTCAATATTGGATCGCCGAAGGTTATTTTTCTTTAAATGATTTTGTGAAGGCAATTTCAGAATATCAAAAGTTTGCCGAAGCCAACCCTACTCATGCAAAAACCAAAACTGCCATTTATCGTCAAGGCGTAGCCTTCTTGAATATTAAATCTTACCCCGAGGCCAAACTTTTCTTCCAAAAAGTGATGTCGAGTTTTCCGGGCAGCCCAGAAGCCAATGATTCACGACAACGAATCGTGAGGATTGATCAAATCTTGGGCGGACAAAAAGTCACCCCCTCTACCCCAGCTACTACCAAAACCTCAGCTAATACTGAC